In Flavivirga abyssicola, the following are encoded in one genomic region:
- a CDS encoding M43 family zinc metalloprotease: MKTIINIFSKKWAIVIMIGLLLCSCSKDNNPDPSNPESPEEEIFYLPVVVHIIHDGKPVGEGANLSTARIERQIEILNEDFRRKKGTRGYNDHPDGGDTKIEFVLAKQNPEGNSFNGINRIDSTKVLVPSLGYNVNHYAQYAYWDPKKYINVWTTPLPEDSECFVFGSATGPETDLPGTEFFSLPQPGDAEGILINWPHFGESDSSCYARFGRTLTHEMGHYLGVLHIWGEGDCKNNDYCDDTPAVDKPVYNTAFIGCEGEPAMINNYMTWSYDETMNMFTNDQIARMHYVLEHHEGRHALLSSHALKP, from the coding sequence ATGAAAACAATTATAAATATTTTTTCAAAAAAATGGGCTATTGTAATAATGATAGGTTTATTACTATGCTCTTGTTCAAAAGATAACAACCCAGATCCCTCTAATCCAGAGTCTCCAGAAGAAGAGATTTTTTACTTACCAGTAGTGGTTCATATTATACATGATGGTAAACCCGTTGGAGAAGGTGCAAACCTTTCTACTGCACGAATTGAAAGACAAATTGAAATACTAAATGAAGACTTTCGTAGAAAAAAAGGAACAAGAGGATATAATGATCACCCCGACGGAGGAGATACTAAAATAGAATTTGTATTAGCAAAACAAAACCCGGAAGGAAACTCTTTTAACGGTATTAATAGAATAGATTCAACCAAGGTGCTTGTACCCAGTTTGGGGTACAATGTGAATCACTATGCACAATACGCCTATTGGGATCCTAAAAAATATATCAATGTTTGGACAACACCATTACCAGAAGATTCAGAATGTTTTGTATTTGGTTCTGCCACTGGGCCAGAAACAGATTTACCCGGAACGGAGTTCTTTTCATTACCGCAACCTGGTGATGCCGAAGGTATTTTAATTAATTGGCCACATTTTGGAGAATCGGATAGTTCATGTTATGCACGATTTGGTAGAACCTTAACCCATGAAATGGGGCATTATTTAGGAGTATTGCATATTTGGGGAGAAGGAGATTGTAAGAATAATGACTATTGTGATGATACTCCAGCGGTTGATAAACCCGTATATAATACTGCTTTTATAGGATGTGAAGGAGAACCTGCCATGATTAACAATTATATGACCTGGTCTTATGATGAGACCATGAACATGTTTACTAACGATCAGATAGCTCGGATGCATTATGTGTTAGAACATCACGAAGGGCGCCATGCTTTATTATCCAGCCATGCGCTTAAACCTTAG
- a CDS encoding sterol desaturase family protein yields MNLDTIISPLPTPLEILLDPISLTVYTILGSLFIWESLFPARQLPKIKFWKLRGLLFFTVFLLLTTYIPLLWDDFFVKFQLVDLSYLSLTTQIILGIFLFELVQYGWHISMHKSNFLFRVSHQVHHSSERLDVPSTFVFSINDMIGISLIGSISFAVIMGLSPEAITAVILSTTFFGVFQHANINTPRWIGYIIQRPESHTLHHAKGIHKYNYTDLAIIDMLFGTFKNPKTHEHETGYYLGASRRLLDMLMFRDVTNQKE; encoded by the coding sequence ATGAATTTAGATACTATCATTTCACCATTACCAACTCCTTTAGAGATTTTACTAGACCCTATTTCATTAACGGTTTATACTATTTTAGGAAGTTTGTTTATTTGGGAATCATTATTCCCCGCGAGGCAATTACCCAAAATAAAATTTTGGAAGCTTCGCGGATTACTATTCTTTACTGTGTTTTTATTACTAACAACATATATTCCATTATTATGGGATGATTTTTTTGTCAAATTTCAATTGGTCGATTTAAGCTATTTAAGCTTGACGACGCAAATTATACTAGGTATATTTTTATTTGAGCTTGTACAGTATGGTTGGCATATTAGTATGCACAAATCTAACTTTTTATTTAGGGTATCCCACCAAGTTCATCACAGCTCAGAACGTTTAGATGTTCCCAGTACATTTGTTTTTAGTATTAATGATATGATTGGTATATCGTTAATAGGGTCTATTAGCTTTGCTGTTATCATGGGATTATCTCCAGAAGCTATTACCGCGGTAATTCTATCCACTACTTTTTTTGGAGTTTTTCAACATGCAAATATTAACACACCAAGATGGATTGGGTATATCATTCAACGTCCTGAAAGTCATACATTACATCATGCTAAAGGGATTCATAAATATAACTATACCGATTTAGCTATTATAGATATGTTGTTTGGGACTTTTAAAAATCCAAAAACACATGAACATGAAACAGGGTATTATTTAGGGGCTTCTCGTAGACTATTGGATATGCTTATGTTTAGAGATGTCACTAATCAAAAAGAATAG
- a CDS encoding Crp/Fnr family transcriptional regulator, with amino-acid sequence MTFLEFFNATVNTAIPSYEDFHFPIKKGVFKKGELFTEYGQVEDSLYFMNKGIAEITIKSYMSEKIIDFFFEKEFFCCFTSFLNQKPGDVRVVALVDCDVEVIKRKDLMQAYNDSFDVNKFGRIMTEHGYIRKSNREKALLTKTAEEIYVEMFKNKPDYISNIPVNKIAKYLGIHPESLSRIRKKLHS; translated from the coding sequence ATGACTTTTCTGGAATTTTTTAATGCTACTGTAAACACCGCTATACCATCATACGAAGATTTCCATTTTCCTATTAAAAAAGGGGTTTTTAAAAAAGGGGAGCTTTTTACCGAATACGGACAGGTGGAGGACTCCTTATATTTTATGAACAAGGGCATTGCAGAGATTACCATAAAAAGCTATATGTCTGAAAAAATAATAGACTTCTTTTTTGAAAAAGAGTTTTTTTGTTGTTTTACTTCTTTTCTGAATCAAAAACCCGGAGATGTTCGGGTTGTGGCATTAGTGGATTGTGATGTTGAAGTCATTAAACGTAAAGATTTGATGCAAGCTTATAATGATTCGTTTGATGTAAATAAGTTTGGAAGAATTATGACTGAACATGGTTATATAAGAAAATCTAATAGAGAAAAAGCGCTTTTAACAAAAACAGCCGAAGAGATTTATGTTGAGATGTTTAAAAACAAACCAGATTATATCTCTAATATTCCAGTTAATAAAATAGCTAAATATTTAGGGATTCACCCAGAAAGCTTAAGCAGAATTAGAAAGAAATTACATTCCTAA
- a CDS encoding NAD(P)-dependent oxidoreductase, whose translation MKVVIFGSTGTIGKHLIEQSLEKGHQVLAFCRDAEKLNIFSNPNLKIKEGDVFNVNDVESAVKGQDIVIIALGSGKDRKSVVRSQGTKNIIAAMEDNGVNRLICQSTLGTYESNNNLNFFWKYIMFGWYLKQIFLDHELQERYVKNSDLNWTIVRPGAFTNGEKTELYRHGFGSKAKSLKLKISRADVADFVLKQIGNSRYLHKSPGLSY comes from the coding sequence ATGAAAGTAGTAATATTTGGTTCTACAGGAACTATAGGAAAACATCTTATTGAACAATCTTTAGAAAAAGGACATCAGGTATTGGCCTTTTGTAGGGATGCAGAAAAGTTAAACATATTCTCTAATCCAAATCTAAAAATTAAGGAAGGGGACGTGTTCAATGTAAACGATGTTGAGTCGGCAGTAAAAGGTCAGGACATTGTTATTATAGCACTAGGTTCTGGAAAAGACAGAAAAAGTGTTGTTAGATCTCAAGGTACCAAGAATATAATTGCAGCTATGGAAGATAATGGTGTCAATCGATTAATTTGCCAAAGTACATTAGGCACTTATGAAAGTAATAACAACCTTAATTTCTTTTGGAAATATATTATGTTTGGATGGTATTTAAAACAAATTTTTTTAGATCACGAATTGCAGGAACGTTATGTGAAGAATAGTGATCTGAATTGGACTATCGTAAGACCTGGTGCTTTTACCAATGGAGAAAAAACAGAACTTTACCGACATGGGTTTGGATCTAAAGCAAAATCATTAAAACTTAAAATTTCTAGAGCAGATGTTGCCGATTTTGTCTTAAAACAAATAGGAAACTCACGTTATTTACATAAATCTCCGGGATTATCTTACTAA
- a CDS encoding helix-turn-helix domain-containing protein — MKAAAFILDHDLAPFVNCIYTDENFDVNGHTNIPLYADGYPGIMFQQTENDFFLLPKNKKLSELFLFGQTLAPVSLDVMGPYKFVVIQLYPFASKYLLGIDPKVLNDDCYDLLQIDYLNVESYRQSLVQANNLDEQVSIISDLMRELIRTHKVSENDNIEKAISIIIQNKGQIRIKDLLDEIYMTERTFERNFMAYIGLTPKQFSRIIQFQSSINKLTQSTYNSLLDIGYDSGFSDQSHFIRTFKSYTGLTPSYYLNHLSNR; from the coding sequence TTGAAAGCAGCAGCATTTATTCTAGATCATGATTTAGCTCCCTTTGTAAACTGTATTTATACAGATGAAAATTTTGATGTTAACGGACATACTAATATTCCTTTGTATGCCGATGGCTATCCAGGAATTATGTTTCAGCAAACAGAAAATGACTTCTTCCTTCTTCCAAAAAACAAAAAATTATCAGAGCTTTTTCTTTTTGGTCAAACGCTGGCACCAGTTTCTTTGGATGTAATGGGACCTTATAAATTTGTAGTCATTCAATTATATCCTTTTGCTTCTAAATATTTATTGGGTATAGACCCTAAAGTTTTAAATGATGATTGTTATGATCTATTACAAATTGATTATTTAAATGTTGAGAGTTACAGACAGTCACTAGTACAAGCTAACAATTTGGATGAACAAGTGAGTATCATTTCAGATTTAATGCGGGAATTGATTAGAACACATAAAGTTTCTGAAAACGACAATATTGAAAAAGCTATTTCTATAATAATCCAGAATAAAGGCCAAATAAGAATAAAGGATTTATTAGATGAAATTTATATGACCGAACGCACGTTTGAACGTAACTTTATGGCTTATATAGGTTTAACACCTAAACAGTTTTCTAGGATAATTCAGTTTCAAAGTTCCATAAATAAGTTAACACAATCTACTTACAATTCTTTATTAGATATTGGTTATGATAGTGGTTTTTCCGATCAATCTCATTTTATAAGAACTTTCAAAAGTTACACAGGGCTAACACCTTCTTATTATCTTAATCATTTATCTAATCGATGA
- a CDS encoding 4Fe-4S dicluster domain-containing protein has protein sequence MAIIITDECINCGACEPECPNTAIYEGADDWRYKDGTSLEGTVVLTNGNEVDADEAQEPVSDEIYYIVPDKCTECKGFHDEPQCAAVCPVDCCVPDEDVVETEEELLAKQRFMHPDG, from the coding sequence ATGGCTATTATAATAACAGATGAATGTATAAATTGTGGTGCTTGCGAACCTGAGTGCCCAAACACAGCAATATATGAAGGCGCCGATGATTGGCGCTATAAAGATGGTACCAGTTTAGAAGGTACGGTTGTATTAACTAACGGAAACGAAGTAGATGCAGACGAGGCTCAAGAGCCAGTAAGTGATGAGATTTACTATATTGTTCCAGATAAATGTACAGAGTGTAAAGGATTCCATGATGAACCACAATGTGCTGCAGTTTGTCCTGTAGACTGTTGTGTACCTGATGAAGATGTGGTTGAAACAGAAGAAGAGTTGTTAGCTAAACAACGCTTTATGCACCCTGATGGATAG
- a CDS encoding acyl-CoA reductase, translated as MNLQQRINAFVKLGDFLSQFSNEVIGKNDNVEHNDTFFEGFKHQLKLAEENNGWFTQENIRFSIKNWAEALTTKNLNKWLESYQINITKPKQVAIIMAGNIPLVGFHDFLSVLISGHHVLIKQSSNDKHILPYLAKYLEFVQPEFKGIMTFTEDKIEGFDAVIATGSNNTARYFEHYFKNKPSIIRNNRNSVAVLTGQESKEELVALSEDIFRYYGLGCRNVSKLFVPKNYNFDAFFEAMYHWHPIIDKAKYANNYDYNKAVYLMSEFDMLENGFLMIKEDESYASPIATVFYEYYDSPKQLKEKLNIETQQIQCIVSNGFTENEIAFGATQKPQLWDYADSVDSIEFLLAI; from the coding sequence ATGAATTTACAACAAAGAATTAACGCTTTTGTAAAATTAGGAGATTTTTTAAGTCAATTTTCTAATGAAGTTATTGGAAAAAACGATAATGTTGAACACAATGATACATTCTTCGAAGGTTTTAAACATCAACTAAAATTGGCTGAAGAAAATAATGGGTGGTTTACACAAGAGAATATTCGGTTTTCAATTAAAAATTGGGCAGAAGCTTTAACAACAAAAAATCTCAATAAATGGTTAGAATCTTATCAGATTAATATCACTAAACCTAAACAAGTTGCCATTATTATGGCTGGAAATATTCCATTAGTTGGGTTTCATGATTTTTTATCAGTACTGATCTCTGGTCATCATGTTTTAATAAAACAATCATCAAACGATAAACATATACTCCCTTATTTGGCAAAGTATTTAGAATTTGTTCAACCAGAATTTAAAGGTATTATGACCTTTACCGAAGATAAAATTGAAGGTTTTGATGCCGTAATAGCCACTGGTAGTAATAATACAGCGCGTTATTTTGAGCATTATTTTAAAAACAAACCATCTATTATACGAAACAACAGAAACTCGGTAGCCGTTTTAACCGGACAAGAGTCTAAAGAAGAACTGGTGGCGCTTTCTGAAGATATTTTTAGATATTATGGTTTAGGCTGTAGAAATGTATCTAAATTATTTGTTCCCAAAAATTATAATTTTGATGCCTTTTTTGAAGCCATGTACCACTGGCACCCTATTATTGATAAAGCAAAATATGCTAACAATTATGATTATAATAAGGCTGTATATTTAATGAGTGAGTTTGATATGTTAGAAAATGGTTTTTTAATGATAAAAGAAGATGAAAGCTATGCTTCACCCATCGCAACAGTTTTCTATGAATACTATGATTCGCCCAAGCAATTGAAAGAAAAATTAAACATAGAAACACAGCAAATTCAATGTATTGTCTCTAATGGATTTACAGAAAATGAAATCGCTTTTGGAGCCACTCAAAAACCTCAACTTTGGGATTATGCGGATAGTGTTGATTCTATTGAATTTTTATTAGCAATTTAA
- the serC gene encoding 3-phosphoserine/phosphohydroxythreonine transaminase: MKKHNFSAGPCILPQEVLLKASEAVVDLDNSGLSLIEISHRSKAFVDIMEKARALALELLGLEGKGYKALFLQGGASTQFLMVALNLLEKRAGYLNAGTWAAKAIKEAKIYDDIYELGSSKDANYNYIPKGYEIPTDYDYFHCTSNNTIFGTQMKTFPKCDIPLVCDMSSDIFSRTLDFSKFDLIYAGAQKNMGPAGTTLVVIKEDILGKVSRKIPSMMDYKVHLSKGSMFNTPPVFAVYTSMLTLEWLKNLGGIAAIEKENEKKARLMYSEIDLNPLFKGFAAKEDRSDMNATFTLENENLKETFETMLKEAGINGLNGHRSVGGYRASMYNALPLDSVKALVEVMSELESKA, from the coding sequence ATGAAGAAACATAACTTTAGTGCAGGCCCATGTATTTTACCTCAAGAAGTATTACTTAAAGCTTCAGAGGCAGTCGTTGATTTGGATAACAGCGGTTTATCTTTAATTGAAATCTCACACAGAAGTAAAGCTTTTGTAGATATTATGGAAAAAGCTAGAGCATTAGCTTTAGAATTACTTGGATTAGAAGGCAAAGGTTACAAAGCTCTATTTTTACAAGGTGGTGCCAGTACACAATTTTTAATGGTTGCTCTAAATCTTTTAGAAAAGAGAGCCGGATATTTAAATGCTGGTACTTGGGCAGCTAAAGCCATTAAAGAAGCTAAAATTTATGATGATATATATGAATTAGGTTCTTCAAAAGATGCTAATTACAATTACATCCCTAAAGGTTACGAAATCCCTACAGATTACGATTATTTTCACTGTACTTCCAACAATACTATTTTCGGAACACAAATGAAAACATTTCCAAAATGTGACATTCCATTAGTTTGTGATATGAGTAGTGATATTTTTTCCCGTACATTGGATTTTTCTAAATTCGATTTAATCTATGCAGGTGCACAAAAAAATATGGGGCCAGCTGGAACAACCCTTGTGGTAATTAAAGAAGATATTCTTGGTAAAGTATCTCGTAAAATTCCATCAATGATGGATTATAAAGTACACCTAAGTAAAGGCAGTATGTTTAATACACCTCCTGTATTTGCAGTGTACACTTCCATGTTAACTTTAGAATGGTTAAAAAACCTTGGTGGTATTGCTGCCATTGAAAAAGAAAACGAAAAGAAAGCACGGTTAATGTATTCTGAAATTGATTTAAATCCATTATTTAAAGGGTTTGCTGCAAAAGAAGATCGCTCTGACATGAATGCAACCTTTACCTTAGAAAACGAAAACCTAAAGGAAACTTTCGAAACCATGCTTAAAGAAGCTGGTATTAATGGTTTAAACGGTCATAGAAGTGTTGGTGGTTATAGAGCATCTATGTACAATGCATTGCCTTTAGATAGTGTAAAAGCATTGGTTGAAGTCATGAGTGAATTAGAAAGTAAAGCATAA
- a CDS encoding D-2-hydroxyacid dehydrogenase, whose amino-acid sequence MKVLANDGISQSGIDALEKGGFEVITTTVAQEQLINYINEKDITVLLVRSATTVRKDLIDACPNLKIIGRGGVGMDNIDVEYAREQGRSVINTPAASSHSVAELVFGHLFGLARFLHNSNRDMPLEGDSNFKGLKKAYAKGTELKGKTLGVLGFGRIGQATAKVAIGAGMKVVAFDPFMDEANLELDFFDGQKLNFNIKTISKEDVLKQADFLTLHVPAQDDYVIGKPELEIMKDGAILVNAARGGVVDEVALVEAITSGKIARAALDVFEKEPKPEMQLLMNPALSLTPHTGAATNEAQDRIGTELAEQIISILK is encoded by the coding sequence ATGAAAGTATTAGCAAACGACGGTATTTCACAAAGTGGTATTGATGCACTGGAAAAAGGTGGTTTTGAAGTCATAACGACAACCGTGGCACAAGAACAATTAATTAATTATATCAACGAAAAGGACATTACAGTTTTATTAGTACGTAGTGCTACAACAGTACGTAAAGACTTAATTGATGCCTGTCCAAACTTAAAAATCATTGGCCGTGGTGGTGTTGGTATGGATAATATTGACGTTGAATATGCCAGAGAACAAGGCCGTAGTGTTATCAATACTCCAGCAGCATCTTCTCACTCGGTTGCAGAACTAGTATTTGGACACCTATTTGGGCTGGCTCGTTTTTTACATAATTCAAATAGAGACATGCCATTAGAAGGTGATTCCAACTTTAAAGGCTTGAAAAAAGCTTATGCAAAGGGTACTGAGCTAAAAGGAAAAACTTTAGGGGTTTTAGGGTTTGGTCGTATTGGTCAAGCAACTGCAAAGGTGGCTATTGGAGCAGGTATGAAAGTGGTTGCTTTTGATCCTTTTATGGATGAAGCTAATTTAGAATTAGACTTTTTTGATGGTCAGAAACTAAATTTTAACATTAAAACGATTTCTAAAGAAGACGTTTTAAAACAAGCCGATTTCTTAACGTTACACGTTCCAGCACAAGACGATTATGTTATTGGTAAACCTGAATTAGAAATCATGAAAGATGGTGCTATTCTTGTTAATGCAGCTCGTGGTGGAGTTGTTGATGAGGTTGCCCTAGTTGAAGCTATCACTAGCGGAAAAATTGCAAGAGCGGCTTTAGATGTTTTCGAAAAAGAACCTAAACCAGAAATGCAACTATTAATGAATCCTGCTTTATCGTTAACACCTCATACTGGTGCAGCAACTAATGAAGCCCAAGATAGAATTGGTACTGAATTAGCAGAACAAATTATTAGTATACTAAAATAA
- a CDS encoding DUF937 domain-containing protein yields MAGILDLLNSDLGKTIISGVAGQTGQDESKTGSVLTMALPVLMQAMKRNSATPQGAEGLLSALNGKHDGSILDNLGGLFSGGVDDNVLNDGGKILGHVLGGKQQHVENALSQKSGMDAGSIAQILKVAAPILMGVLGKQSRQQNVSNSSGIEGLLGGLLGGNSPKQEQSFIESILDADGDGSVVDDVAGMVLGGNKKKGGLGGLLGGLFGGK; encoded by the coding sequence ATGGCAGGAATTTTAGACTTATTAAACAGCGATCTTGGAAAAACAATTATCAGTGGTGTAGCTGGTCAAACTGGACAAGACGAAAGTAAAACCGGAAGCGTTTTAACCATGGCTTTGCCTGTTTTAATGCAAGCTATGAAACGTAATTCAGCGACCCCACAAGGAGCAGAAGGTTTGCTTAGTGCTTTAAATGGTAAACACGACGGAAGTATTTTAGACAACCTTGGTGGTTTATTTAGTGGTGGCGTAGATGATAATGTATTAAATGATGGAGGAAAAATATTAGGACACGTATTGGGAGGTAAACAGCAACATGTTGAAAATGCATTAAGCCAAAAATCTGGTATGGATGCCGGATCCATTGCTCAAATATTAAAAGTAGCTGCGCCTATACTAATGGGTGTTTTAGGAAAACAAAGTAGACAACAAAATGTAAGTAACTCAAGTGGTATTGAAGGTTTATTAGGCGGATTACTTGGAGGTAATTCTCCTAAACAAGAACAAAGTTTTATTGAATCTATTCTTGATGCTGATGGAGACGGAAGCGTTGTTGACGATGTAGCAGGCATGGTATTAGGTGGCAATAAAAAGAAAGGTGGCCTAGGCGGGTTGCTAGGTGGGCTTTTTGGAGGAAAGTAA
- a CDS encoding DUF6146 family protein has protein sequence MKKVIYILLFSSVSLFIFNCNTAKPITSEKNKSEKELAAIVSDTVTIANEELEYEIIIIEPGFNTWLLTTARPEGFYSQQYLENRNLIYVLEWNQRVLQPQRFDPNLYELQINYQPGIDYGYEVNYKLFNYFIYFQLTYNQRLAGFIPRI, from the coding sequence ATGAAAAAAGTTATTTACATATTATTATTCTCATCTGTATCCCTATTCATTTTTAATTGTAATACAGCAAAACCAATAACATCCGAAAAAAACAAATCTGAAAAAGAACTGGCGGCCATTGTAAGCGATACGGTAACCATTGCTAATGAAGAGTTAGAATACGAAATTATCATTATAGAACCTGGTTTTAATACCTGGTTACTAACCACAGCTAGGCCAGAAGGTTTTTATTCACAACAATATCTAGAAAACAGAAATCTTATTTATGTATTAGAATGGAATCAAAGAGTACTTCAACCACAGCGTTTTGATCCCAATCTATATGAACTTCAAATTAATTACCAACCTGGGATAGATTATGGTTATGAAGTTAATTATAAGCTCTTTAACTATTTTATTTATTTCCAATTAACCTATAACCAACGATTAGCAGGATTTATTCCTCGAATTTAA
- a CDS encoding DUF6787 family protein, translating to MKKLKERWGIEHNWQIIVILWVFAITGSTASYIGKPILNYLNITTEAFGSFGYWTIRILLLFVVYQFMLVFFGWVFGQYTFFWNFEKKMLRRIGLKRFVD from the coding sequence GTGAAAAAGTTAAAAGAACGCTGGGGCATTGAACATAATTGGCAAATTATTGTCATTCTATGGGTATTTGCCATTACTGGATCGACTGCTTCCTATATAGGTAAACCTATTTTAAACTATTTAAATATTACAACCGAAGCATTTGGAAGTTTTGGATATTGGACCATACGAATTCTTTTATTATTCGTTGTGTATCAATTTATGCTAGTATTCTTTGGATGGGTTTTTGGGCAATACACGTTTTTTTGGAACTTTGAAAAGAAAATGCTGCGTAGAATAGGTTTAAAGCGCTTTGTAGATTAG